A window from Solanum stenotomum isolate F172 chromosome 5, ASM1918654v1, whole genome shotgun sequence encodes these proteins:
- the LOC125865155 gene encoding CRIB domain-containing protein RIC10 isoform X1 codes for MLITFIYQNYLEEGNGKCKAKGRRISFLFFFHIFVYGITVALIRFFGLGFIVSSMGNKMKGIIKGFKYMFNNFAVKERELEIGCPTDVKHVAHIGWDGQSGNAPSWMNQFKKGPDFAAASIGNSGSSLSPWTSQGVGESNEAQSTCETNKEVNVKKQRRRKSKTTSSPKSSSSSRAMKSKAKFVREQSKPTNIEVA; via the exons ATGCTTATCACatttatatatcaaaattatttggaAGAAGGTAATGGAAAATGCAAGGCCAAGGGAAGGAGAATTagctttctttttttctttcacataTTTGTGTATGGTATCACCGTCGCTTTAATAAG GTTTTTTGGCTTGGGGTTTATAGTTTCTTCCATGGGAAACAAGATGAAGGGGATCATCAAAGGattcaaatatatgtttaataattttg CGGTGAAGGAGAGGGAGTTGGAGATTGGATGTCCAACTGATGTTAAACATGTGGCACATATTGGCTGGGATGGCCAATCTGGCAATGCACCAAGTTGG ATGAATCAATTCAAGAAAGGGCCTGATTTTGCAGCAGCTTCTATTGGTAATTCTGGTTCTTCCCTTTCTCCATGGACTTCTCAAG GAGTTGGAGAGTCAAATGAAGCGCAATCAACATGTGAGACTAACAAGGAGGTTAATGTTAAGAAGCAGAGGAGGAGGAAGTCCAAGACAACTTCCTCACCAAAATCTAGCTCATCATCAAGAGCAATGAAATCCAAGGCTAAATTTGTAAGAGAACAATCCAAACCAACAAATATAGAAGTGGCTTAA
- the LOC125865155 gene encoding CRIB domain-containing protein RIC10 isoform X2, with amino-acid sequence MGNKMKGIIKGFKYMFNNFAVKERELEIGCPTDVKHVAHIGWDGQSGNAPSWMNQFKKGPDFAAASIGNSGSSLSPWTSQGVGESNEAQSTCETNKEVNVKKQRRRKSKTTSSPKSSSSSRAMKSKAKFVREQSKPTNIEVA; translated from the exons ATGGGAAACAAGATGAAGGGGATCATCAAAGGattcaaatatatgtttaataattttg CGGTGAAGGAGAGGGAGTTGGAGATTGGATGTCCAACTGATGTTAAACATGTGGCACATATTGGCTGGGATGGCCAATCTGGCAATGCACCAAGTTGG ATGAATCAATTCAAGAAAGGGCCTGATTTTGCAGCAGCTTCTATTGGTAATTCTGGTTCTTCCCTTTCTCCATGGACTTCTCAAG GAGTTGGAGAGTCAAATGAAGCGCAATCAACATGTGAGACTAACAAGGAGGTTAATGTTAAGAAGCAGAGGAGGAGGAAGTCCAAGACAACTTCCTCACCAAAATCTAGCTCATCATCAAGAGCAATGAAATCCAAGGCTAAATTTGTAAGAGAACAATCCAAACCAACAAATATAGAAGTGGCTTAA
- the LOC125865634 gene encoding probable xyloglucan endotransglucosylase/hydrolase protein 8, which yields MERKASSMAKVLLIGIVIAILCSEIKCSFEDNFSKSDCPDSHFKTSEDGQIWYLSLNNKAGCGFMTRQRYRFGWFSMKLKLVGGDSAGVVTAYYMCTEDGAGPTRDELDFEFLGNRTGEPYLTQTNVYKNGIGGREMRHVLWFDPTQDFHTYSILWNSHQIVFFVDKVPIRVYKNANYTNNFFPNEKPMYLFSSIWNADDWATRGGLEKTDWKNAPFVSTYMNFNVDGCQWEDPFPSCVSTTTQNWWDQYNSWHLSSDQKLDYAWVQRNFVTYDYCQDIERYKVKPEECWLSPWD from the exons ATGGAGAGAAAAGCTTCTTCAATGGCTAAAGTTCTCTTAATTGGAATTGTAATTGCTATCCTATGCTCTGAAATTAAATGTTCATTTGAAGACAACTTTAGTAAAAGTGATTGTCCTGACTCTCACTTCAAGACTTCTGAAGATGGACAGATCTGGTATCTATCATTAAATAACAAAGCAG GTTGTGGATTTATGACCAGACAGAGATATAGATTTGGTTGGTTTAGCATGAAGTTGAAATTGGTAGGAGGTGATTCAGCTGGTGTTGTTACAGCTTATTAT ATGTGCACAGAAGATGGGGCAGGGCCAACTAGAGATGAGCTAGactttgagttcttggggaATAGAACAGGGGAACCCTATCTTACTCAAACAAATGTGTATAAAAATGGTATTGGTGGGCGTGAGATGAGGCATGTTCTATGGTTTGACCCTACTCAAGACTTCCATACATATTCTATTCTTTGGAATTCTCACCAAATTGT GTTTTTCGTGGATAAGGTTCCAATAAGAGTATACAAAAACGCGAATTACACGAACAATTTCTTCCCTAACGAGAAGCCAATGTACTTATTTTCGAGCATATGGAACGCGGATGATTGGGCTACTCGGGGAGGGTTAGAGAAAACGGACTGGAAAAATGCACCATTTGTATCAACATATATGAATTTCAATGTTGATGGTTGTCAATGGGAAGATCCTTTCCCTTCTTGTGTTTCAACAACTACTCAAAATTGGTGGGATCAATATAATTCTTGGCACCTTTCAAGTGATCAAAAATTGGACTATGCTTGGGTGCAAAGAAATTTTGTAACTTATGATTATTGCCAAGATATAGAGAGATACAAAGTAAAGCCTGAGGAATGTTGGTTAAGTCCATGGGATTAA
- the LOC125865395 gene encoding gibberellin 2-beta-dioxygenase 8-like gives MEESPDPPFVETYKNLLDTNILNEEHNDELFMVEECELPLINLHELKYGDKLEREECKKKIAKASREWGFFQVVNHGVSPNILGEMRTEQVKLFKKTFNEKMNIDKSLNFSQGSYRWGTPTATCLGQISWSEAFHVPLSDVSKGFSSLSSTMEEFATTLSELAQELARLLAEELGDYNYKLDYFKETCLASTCYLRMNRYPACPISPQLFGLMPHTDSDFLTILHQDEIGGLQLFRDGKWISVKPNHEALIINIGDLFQAWSNGVYRSVEHRVVTNKFKERFSTAFFLCPSYDTEILSCVEPCLYRKFTFREFRQQVQEDVKNFGYKIGLPRFLVSTN, from the exons ATGGAAGAATCACCTGATCCTCCATTTGTGGAGACATACAAAAATCTTTTAGATACCAATATACTCAATGAAGAACATAATGATGAGCTATTCATGGTGGAAGAATGTGAGTTGCCTTTGATAAATCTTCATGAACTTAAATACGGAGACAAATTGGAGAGAGAAGAATGCAAGAAGAAGATAGCCAAGGCATCGCGAGAATGGGGTTTTTTCCAAGTGGTGAACCATGGAGTTTCACCCAATATTTTGGGAGAAATGAGGACGGAGCAAGTCAAGCTTTTCAAGAAAACGTTTAATGAGAAGATGAATATTGACAAGAGTCTCAATTTCTCCCAAGGAAGTTACCGTTGGGGAACGCCAACAGCCACTTGCCTTGGGCAGATTTCTTGGTCTGAAGCTTTTCATGTACCTCTCTCTGATGTTTCAAAGGGTTTCAGCAGCCTCAG CTCTACCATGGAAGAATTTGCAACAACACTATCTGAATTAGCACAAGAATTAGCAAGATTATTAGCAGAGGAATTGGGAGATTATAATTATAAGTTGGATTATTTTAAAGAAACGTGTTTGGCAAGTACTTGTTACCTAAGAATGAATAGATATCCAGCATGCCCTATTTCACCACAACTCTTTGGATTAATGCCACATACTGATAGTGACTTCCTCACAATATTGCATCAAGATGAGATTGGAGGCTTGCAATTATTTAGAGATGGCAAATGGATCTCTGTTAAGCCTAATCATGAAGCACTTATCATTAATATTGGAGATTTATTCCAG GCATGGAGCAATGGTGTTTATAGAAGTGTTGAACATAGAGTTgtgacaaataaatttaaagagaGATTTTCAACTGCATTTTTCTTATGTCCCTCTTATGACACAGAAATACTTAGTTGTGTTGAACCTTGTCTTTATAGAAAATTTACATTTAGAGAATTCAGACAACAAGTCCAAGAGGATGTCAAGAATTTTGGTTATAAAATAGGTCTTCCTAGGTTTCTTGTATCAACCAACTAG
- the LOC125865181 gene encoding pyruvate, phosphate dikinase regulatory protein 1, chloroplastic — protein sequence MICSSSLRLSGSGTGTRNSPSPPASSENSDESQSQVRRIKASPQLNRWSRARSIRSGRKLDRSAVSTESRDKSGSPVLSEPEIELPMSPKGDSRSGSSDDEKEVNGGKPIFMVSDGTGWTAEHAVNAALGQFDYCLVDRVCPVNTHLFSGIDDVEKLMEIVKQAAKEGAMVVFTLAEPSMAQFAKQACQHWGVASSDILGPITEAIAGHLGVSPSGLSRWAPERQKSPLSEEYFRRIEAIEFTIKQDDGALPRNLHMADIVLTGVSRSGKTPLSIYLAQKGYKVANVPIVMNIDLPNTLFEVNPEKVFALTINPVVLQSIRRARAKTLGMDGELKTNYCDMDYVKEELEYAGKIFAQNPVWPVIEVTSKAIEETAVIVLRLYHDRKNRCSMPRISKRY from the exons atgaTTTGTTCTTCTAGCCTACGCTTGTCCGGTTCCGGCACCGGCACCAGAAACAGTCCATCTCCACCGGCGAGTTCTGAAAATTCCGATGAATCTCAGTCGCAGGTGCGAAGGATTAAAGCCAGCCCTCAGCTAAACCGGTGGTCCAGAGCTCGAAGCATCCGGTCCGGCAGGAAACTAGACCGGTCCGCTGTCAGCACTGAATCACGCGACAAGTCTGGTTCACCGGTTCTTAGTGAACCGGAAATTGAGTTGCCTATGTCTCCTAAAGGTGATAGCCGGTCCGGCTCATCCGACGATGAAAAGGAGGTTAACGGAGGAAAACCGATATTTATGGTGTCTGATGGAACTGGATGGACGGCGGAGCACGCCGTTAACGCTGCTTTAGGTCAATTTGATTATTGCTTAGTCGATCGTGTTTGCCCTGTGAATACCCACTTGTTCTCTGGG ATTGATGATGTTGAAAAATTAATGGAGATAGTGAAGCAAGCAGCCAAAGAAGGGGCAATGGTTGTCTTTACTTTAGCTGAGCCTTCCATGGCTCAATTTGCCAAACAAGCATGTCAACACTGGGGTGTAGCATCTAGTGATATACTGGGGCCAATTACAGAGGCAATTGCTGGCCATCTTGGTGTTTCACCTTCTGGCCTCTCTCGTTGGGCTCCTGAGAGGCAGAAATCTCCTCTCAGCGAGGAATACTTCCGGAGGATTGAAGCAATTGAATTTACCATAAAGCAAGATGATGGTGCCTTGCCGCGAAACCTGCATATGGCGGATATAGTTCTAACCGGTGTTTCACGAAGTGGGAAGACACCGCTATCTATTTATCTAGCACAGAAAGGATATAAAGTAGCTAATGTACCCATTGTCATGAATATAGACTTACCCAATACACTGTTTGAAGTTAACCCCGAAAAGGTTTTTGCTTTGACAATAAATCCCGTTGTTCTGCAATCCATCAGAAGAGCAAGAGCTAAGACTCTGGGTATGGATGGAGAACTGAAGACCAACTATTGTGACATGGATTACGTGAAAGAAGAATTGGAATATGCAGGGAAAATTTTTGCGCAAAACCCTGTCTGGCCAGTAATAG AAGTTACGTCTAAAGCTATTGAAGAAACAGCTGTTATTGTTCTGAGACTTTACCACGACAGAAAGAACAGGTGTTCAATGCCAAGAATTTCCAAACGCTATTAA
- the LOC125865182 gene encoding uncharacterized protein LOC125865182, which translates to MATQSLKGKFGEEKVYVSESFVVDMEHISHHLVEKEINANSRITLQRNHSRKGSLKKQNFNDVNEKDTILMAISPKGASMPEKSMVVTSDHSTPHVHNQNTSMVAASSGAATTTAIDGKVAVFKRFSFRRSSSSSPWTIDPRRILIFFATLSSMGTILLIYFTLSMTKLNGEDKASY; encoded by the exons ATGGCTACTCAAAGCTTAAAGGGaaaatttggagaagaaaaagtATATGTTTCTGAGAGCTTTGTTGTGGACATGGAACACATATCTCATCATCTtgtagaaaaagaaataaatgcaaattcaagaattact TTGCAGAGAAACCATTCAAGGAAGGGTtcattgaaaaaacaaaatttcaacgATGTCAATGAAAAAGACACAATCCTAATGGCCATTTCACCAAAAG GAGCTAGCATGCCTGAAAAGTCCATGGTGGTAACATCTGATCACTCCACACCACATGTACATAATCAGAACACATCAATGGTGGCCGCCAGTAGCGGTGCTGCCACCACCACCGCCATCGATGGTAAAGTAGCTGTCTTCAAGAGATTCAGTTTCCGACGATCTTCTTCCTCCTCACCTTGGACCATTGATCCCAGAAGGATACTTATTTTCTTTGCTACCTT ATCAAGTATGGGAACAATACTACTGATCTATTTCACACTATCCATGACCAAGCTCAATGGAGAAGATAAAGCTTCGTATTGA